Proteins encoded within one genomic window of Dyadobacter chenhuakuii:
- a CDS encoding ScyD/ScyE family protein — protein sequence MKTIRLLGLSFFLFASALSCTDHAPDPVEFSSTEFSKGALIAPIAITKGDNNRLWVTEQGSATDKGDTYDGRVSMIGPDGTVYPAITGFLSKSSVEKMPSGLTHLLYKDGMLYILHGVEGRLYKANVSSWNPGDAPLKASELSFEDLGSFVKSQLPDPATAESNLYNLTWGPEGDLFITDAAGNMIIRRKSDGSKSVFATFPDFDNPKKPVGGPTVDFVPTGIAWDGSKFYVTSLTGFPFNEGLAEIKTVDQHGNVSDHKKGFTTLVDVVLTDSNKPLAVHFASFSSAFMFEQNTGTVTSEDGAVVMAGLNMPTDIEKVYTNTYYAVSLGNSKVYKLTY from the coding sequence ATGAAAACCATTCGTTTACTTGGCCTGAGCTTTTTCCTTTTTGCTTCTGCCCTCAGTTGCACCGACCACGCGCCGGACCCTGTCGAATTCAGTTCCACTGAGTTTTCAAAAGGTGCGCTAATTGCTCCAATCGCTATTACCAAGGGCGATAATAACAGACTTTGGGTAACGGAACAAGGCAGCGCTACCGACAAGGGCGACACTTATGACGGCCGGGTTTCCATGATCGGGCCTGATGGCACGGTTTATCCTGCAATCACCGGCTTTTTATCTAAAAGCAGCGTTGAAAAAATGCCTAGCGGCCTTACGCACCTTTTATACAAAGATGGAATGCTGTACATTCTTCACGGCGTGGAAGGCAGGCTTTACAAAGCAAATGTTTCGTCCTGGAACCCTGGCGACGCCCCATTGAAAGCAAGTGAGCTTAGTTTTGAAGATCTTGGCAGTTTTGTAAAATCACAGCTTCCTGATCCGGCAACTGCGGAATCCAATTTGTACAATCTGACATGGGGGCCAGAGGGCGATCTTTTCATTACAGACGCAGCGGGTAACATGATCATTCGCAGAAAAAGTGACGGCTCGAAAAGCGTATTTGCTACTTTCCCGGATTTCGACAATCCGAAAAAACCTGTGGGCGGCCCGACAGTGGATTTTGTTCCTACGGGTATCGCTTGGGACGGCAGCAAGTTCTACGTTACATCTTTAACAGGTTTCCCTTTCAATGAGGGCCTGGCTGAAATCAAAACTGTTGACCAGCATGGCAATGTATCGGATCATAAAAAAGGTTTCACAACACTGGTGGATGTTGTACTAACAGACAGCAATAAGCCATTGGCTGTACATTTCGCCAGTTTCTCATCCGCTTTCATGTTTGAGCAAAATACAGGAACAGTTACCAGTGAAGACGGTGCTGTTGTTATGGCCGGACTGAACATGCCAACGGACATCGAAAAAGTTTATACAAACACTTACTATGCCGTTTCGCTTGGAAATAGTAAAGTGTATAAGCTCACTTATTAA
- a CDS encoding sensor histidine kinase, translating into MVDNELKKLEFLAGGGEMGERIRQFDWEKTKLGIPERWPQSLKTCVRIMLSSKQPIWIGWGDELIKFYNDAYIDIVRGKHPVALGQPASVVWKDIWKDIEPLLSRAMKKDEGTYVESQLLIMERSGFPEETYYTFSYTPVLGADGFPSGIICYNTADTDRIINERALRTMQLLDTVAQKKNEQEVYAQATKALAGNPQDFPFSMVYKVKMDGSSAEIVACSGFEEAPVSGLIDLTNPELAAPGITTAIQENHIVESVVDGQWKEIPKGAWDIAPRIFVDIPIKSANRQFPLAVLTVGLNPYRKFDDAYRNFIQLIADQIALGVNNTLAYEEERKRAEALEALDKAKTLFFTNISHEFRTPLMLILGPLEELLNKPAGNLNNAERQSIEVTHRNALRLLKLVNSLLDFSRIESGRHQGNFVSTDLATYTRNLAANFRSVIESADLQYNVEVDDNLPPVYMDRQMWEKIVFNLLSNAFKFTLEGTITVRLFANGDHAVLTVTDTGVGIPENELPHMFERFHRIQSTAGRTYEGTGIGLSLIKELILLHNGNIEVESVAGEGSCFTVSIPFGTKHLSHTQILEDDGGLANAGSNVYVQEAAALVDMQSLLPDGGSPEIEAGSGEANELVLIVDDNADMRQHIESLVSTRYETITATNGLDALDKIQKYKPTLVLSDIMMPEIDGIELLRRVKANPETSQLPVILITARAGEESKIEGYEIGADDYLVKPFSSNEMLARITSQIKIQRARKRIEESQKLFTEELEQQVQQRTKDLLLANKELESFNYIASHDLQEPLRKIQTFIHLIQKNKADENAADMYYRKISSSAQRMSELIQSVLTYSRLAKTGDDHTAVDLNEIVANIEIDFELLIAEKQAVILYENLPVIRANGFQINQLFSNLISNSIKFSTEKPVITIKAEIVDGADVVAYAAINHDQLFHHITFSDNGIGFEQEFSEKIFSLFQRLHGKHEYSGTGIGLSIVKKIVEQHGGYISAHSSPGNGAVFNIWLPV; encoded by the coding sequence ATGGTAGACAATGAGTTAAAAAAGCTGGAATTCCTCGCAGGAGGAGGCGAAATGGGCGAACGCATCCGGCAATTTGATTGGGAAAAAACAAAACTCGGCATCCCCGAACGATGGCCGCAAAGCCTTAAAACCTGCGTGCGGATCATGCTCAGCTCGAAACAACCGATCTGGATAGGCTGGGGGGATGAATTGATTAAATTTTATAATGATGCATATATCGATATCGTTCGCGGGAAGCATCCCGTTGCATTAGGGCAGCCGGCTTCGGTGGTCTGGAAAGATATCTGGAAAGACATTGAACCGCTGCTTTCGCGGGCAATGAAAAAAGACGAAGGGACCTACGTGGAATCCCAGCTGCTGATCATGGAACGAAGCGGCTTTCCGGAAGAAACGTATTATACTTTTTCCTACACACCCGTGCTGGGCGCAGACGGATTTCCATCAGGCATAATCTGCTATAATACAGCTGATACAGACCGGATTATCAACGAGCGGGCATTGAGAACAATGCAGTTGCTCGATACAGTTGCGCAGAAGAAAAACGAACAGGAGGTGTACGCGCAGGCAACAAAAGCGCTTGCAGGGAATCCCCAGGATTTTCCTTTTTCTATGGTCTATAAGGTCAAAATGGATGGCAGCAGCGCCGAGATCGTCGCTTGCTCCGGCTTTGAGGAGGCTCCTGTGAGTGGGTTGATAGACCTGACCAACCCGGAACTAGCCGCTCCCGGCATTACAACGGCCATTCAGGAAAATCATATCGTGGAATCGGTCGTGGATGGTCAGTGGAAAGAGATCCCGAAAGGCGCCTGGGACATTGCGCCGCGGATTTTTGTGGATATTCCTATAAAATCCGCTAACCGCCAGTTTCCATTGGCAGTGCTTACCGTAGGGCTCAATCCATATCGCAAATTCGATGACGCATACCGGAATTTTATTCAACTGATTGCGGACCAGATTGCGCTGGGTGTGAACAATACGCTCGCGTACGAGGAAGAGCGGAAGCGCGCTGAGGCACTGGAAGCATTGGATAAGGCTAAGACACTATTTTTCACCAACATTAGCCACGAGTTCCGGACGCCACTGATGCTGATCCTTGGACCACTGGAAGAATTGCTGAACAAGCCTGCCGGCAACCTTAATAATGCGGAAAGGCAGAGTATTGAAGTAACACATCGGAATGCTTTGCGACTATTGAAGCTCGTCAATTCGCTGCTGGATTTTAGCCGCATTGAAAGTGGCCGCCATCAGGGAAATTTTGTATCGACAGATCTGGCAACATACACCCGTAACCTGGCGGCGAATTTCAGATCGGTGATAGAAAGCGCTGATCTTCAATATAATGTGGAAGTTGACGACAACCTTCCGCCGGTTTATATGGACCGTCAGATGTGGGAAAAAATTGTCTTCAATCTGTTGTCGAATGCTTTCAAATTTACACTGGAAGGCACTATAACAGTGAGACTTTTTGCCAATGGTGACCATGCCGTGCTTACAGTGACCGACACCGGCGTCGGGATTCCGGAGAACGAGCTGCCGCATATGTTTGAGCGTTTCCACCGGATCCAAAGTACGGCCGGCCGAACATATGAGGGGACGGGGATTGGGTTGTCGCTGATTAAGGAGCTCATTTTGCTGCATAATGGTAACATCGAAGTGGAAAGCGTTGCAGGTGAGGGAAGTTGCTTTACGGTTTCCATTCCTTTTGGCACTAAACATTTATCCCATACCCAGATTCTGGAAGATGACGGCGGCCTGGCGAATGCGGGCTCAAATGTATATGTACAGGAAGCAGCGGCGCTGGTGGACATGCAATCGTTATTGCCAGATGGTGGCAGCCCAGAGATTGAGGCAGGATCAGGAGAAGCAAATGAACTGGTGCTGATTGTAGATGATAATGCGGATATGCGCCAGCACATTGAGTCATTGGTCTCAACCAGATATGAAACTATTACGGCAACCAACGGCCTGGACGCACTCGATAAAATACAAAAATATAAGCCTACGCTTGTTTTGAGCGACATTATGATGCCGGAAATAGATGGTATCGAATTGCTCAGGCGCGTAAAAGCCAATCCGGAGACCAGCCAGCTTCCTGTGATCCTGATCACCGCCCGGGCCGGAGAAGAATCCAAAATTGAAGGTTATGAAATCGGCGCGGATGACTATCTGGTAAAACCATTTTCATCTAATGAAATGCTCGCCAGGATTACATCCCAGATCAAAATTCAACGGGCCCGCAAGCGGATCGAGGAAAGCCAGAAGTTATTTACAGAAGAGTTGGAGCAGCAGGTGCAGCAACGCACAAAGGATCTTTTATTAGCCAATAAGGAACTGGAATCGTTCAACTACATTGCCAGCCACGATTTACAGGAACCGTTGCGAAAAATCCAGACATTCATCCATTTAATCCAGAAAAATAAAGCCGACGAGAACGCCGCAGACATGTATTACCGGAAAATTTCATCGTCGGCACAGCGCATGAGCGAACTGATACAGTCGGTGCTGACATATAGCCGGCTGGCTAAGACAGGCGACGACCATACTGCGGTGGACCTTAATGAAATTGTAGCGAACATTGAAATCGATTTTGAATTGCTTATTGCTGAGAAACAAGCTGTTATCCTTTACGAGAATCTGCCCGTTATCAGGGCAAATGGTTTTCAGATCAACCAGCTCTTCTCTAATCTGATCAGCAATTCCATCAAATTTTCTACGGAAAAGCCCGTAATAACCATTAAAGCAGAAATCGTTGATGGGGCAGATGTGGTGGCGTATGCTGCCATTAATCACGATCAGCTGTTCCATCACATTACATTTTCAGACAACGGAATCGGGTTCGAACAGGAATTTAGCGAGAAGATTTTCAGCCTTTTCCAACGGCTGCACGGCAAGCACGAATATTCGGGAACCGGGATCGGGCTGAGCATTGTGAAGAAAATCGTGGAGCAGCACGGCGGTTACATTTCGGCACATTCAAGCCCGGGTAATGGTGCTGTGTTTAACATCTGGCTTCCTGTTTAG